In Rhodamnia argentea isolate NSW1041297 chromosome 4, ASM2092103v1, whole genome shotgun sequence, the following proteins share a genomic window:
- the LOC115728166 gene encoding probable protein phosphatase 2C 59, whose amino-acid sequence MNVRAIGLDCNLQIRSFLAEYRFLLLLLTFCLLIKESIELELGDSSDGMGYLNSILSSSGQIHADDAPVSGGGLSQNGQFSYGYASSPGKRASMEDFYETRIDGVDGEIVGLFGVFDGHGGARAAEYVKQNLFSNLISHPKFISDTKSAIADAYSHTDSEFLKSENNQNRDAGSTASTAILVGDRLLVANVGDSRAVICRGGNAIAVSRDHKPDQTDERQRIEDAGGFVMWAGTWRVGGVLAVSRAFGDRLLKQYVVADPEIQEEKIDSSLEFLILASDGLWDVVTNEEAVAMIKPIQDAEAAAKRLMQEAYQRGSADNITCVVVRFLANQGGNQGGSSQSSSM is encoded by the exons ATGAATGTTAGGGCCATAGGGCTTGATTGCAATCTGCAAATAAGGAGTTTCTTGGCCGAGTATAGGTTTCTGCTGCTTTTGTTGACCTTCTGCCTATTGATTAAAGAGAGCATAGAGCTGGAATTGGGGGATTCGAGCGACGGGATGGGTTACCTCAActcgattttatcatcttcGGGCCAGATTCATGCCGACGATGCCCCGGTTAGTGGCGGGGGACTCAG TCAGAATGGGCAATTCAGCTATGGATATGCAAGCTCTCCCGGGAAGAGGGCTTCAATGGAAGATTTCTATGAGACCAGAATAGATGGTGTAGATGGGGAGATAGTTGGTCTTTTTGGAGTTTTCGATg GTCATGGGGGTGCACGAGCTGCTGAATATGTTAAGCAAAACCTCTTCAGTAATTTAATCAGCCATCCAAAATTCATCTCTGATACCAAATCTGCTATAG CTGATGCATACAGCCATACAGACTCTGAGTTCTTGAAATCGGAAAATAATCAGAATAGAGATGCTGGGTCAACTGCTTCCACTGCCATCCTTGTTGGTGATCGGTTGCTTGTTGCCAATGTTGGAGATTCTAGAGCCGTGATATGCAGGGGTGGTAACG CTATTGCTGTTTCTCGAGACCATAAGCCGGATCAGACGGATGAGCGTCAACGCATTGAAGATGCTGGAGGATTCGTTATGTGGGCTG GTACTTGGAGAGTTGGAGGAGTTCTTGCCGTGTCACGTGCTTTTGGGGATAGGCTTTTAAAGCAGTATGTGGTGGCTGATCCTGAAATTCAG GAGGAGAAGATTGACAGCTCGCTCGAGTTTCTCATTCTTGCTAGCGATGGGTTGTGGGATGTTGTGACAAATGAG GAGGCTGTTGCAATGATTAAGCCAATCCAAGATGCTGAGGCAGCAGCAAAAAGGCTCATGCAGGAAGCGTACCAGAGAGGGAGTGCAGATAACATTACTTGTGTTGTCGTCCGTTTCTTGGCCAACCAGGGTGGTAATCAGGGGGGTTCTTCTCAAAGCAGCTCTATGTAA